A part of Egibacteraceae bacterium genomic DNA contains:
- the hppD gene encoding 4-hydroxyphenylpyruvate dioxygenase — MPELMPLLGYHHIELFVGNARQAAHFYRTAFGFTPVAYAGPETGVRDRASYVLGQGDIRFVLTAGLRPDHEAVVHQRAHGDGVRDVAFAVPDADAAFASAVARGAEPHLPPEVREDERGKVVVAAIRAYGDTIHSFVDRSNYSGPFMPGYEALDGPPGAGAGLRHIDHVVANVELGRMTHWARFYEQVMGFSQLVHFDDEAISTEYTALMSKVLWDGEGRVKLPINEPAPGRRKSQIDEYLEAYGSPGVQHLALATDDVVATVSRLRASGVDFLRVPDAYYAALRERLDWSRIDEDLDALAEHGVLVDADDEGYLLQLFTKPVQDRPTVFFEIIERHGSRGFGVGNFKALFEAIEREQAARGNL, encoded by the coding sequence ATGCCCGAGCTCATGCCCCTGCTCGGCTACCACCACATCGAGCTCTTCGTCGGCAACGCCCGCCAGGCGGCGCACTTCTACCGCACGGCCTTCGGCTTCACCCCCGTCGCGTACGCCGGCCCCGAGACCGGCGTGCGCGACCGCGCCTCCTACGTGCTCGGGCAGGGCGACATCCGCTTCGTGCTCACCGCGGGCCTGCGCCCCGACCATGAGGCCGTCGTCCACCAGCGCGCGCACGGCGACGGGGTGCGTGACGTCGCCTTCGCCGTGCCCGACGCCGACGCGGCGTTCGCGAGCGCGGTCGCGCGGGGAGCCGAGCCGCACCTTCCCCCCGAGGTGCGCGAGGACGAGCGGGGCAAGGTCGTCGTCGCGGCGATCCGCGCCTACGGCGACACGATCCACTCGTTCGTCGACCGTTCGAACTACTCAGGGCCGTTCATGCCCGGCTACGAGGCGCTGGACGGGCCGCCGGGCGCGGGTGCGGGGCTGCGCCACATCGACCACGTCGTGGCCAACGTCGAGCTCGGCCGCATGACCCACTGGGCGCGGTTCTACGAGCAGGTCATGGGCTTCTCCCAGCTCGTGCACTTCGACGACGAGGCGATCTCCACCGAGTACACCGCCCTCATGAGCAAGGTCCTCTGGGACGGCGAGGGGCGGGTGAAGCTGCCGATCAACGAGCCGGCTCCCGGCCGCAGGAAGTCGCAGATCGACGAGTACCTCGAGGCCTACGGCTCGCCGGGCGTCCAGCACCTCGCCCTCGCCACCGACGACGTCGTCGCGACGGTCTCGCGCCTGCGCGCGAGCGGTGTGGACTTCCTCCGGGTGCCCGACGCCTACTACGCCGCCCTGCGCGAACGGCTCGACTGGTCACGGATCGACGAGGACCTCGACGCCCTCGCCGAGCACGGCGTGCTCGTCGACGCCGACGACGAGGGCTACCTGCTCCAGCTGTTCACCAAGCCGGTGCAGGACCGCCCGACGGTCTTCTTCGAGATCATCGAACGGCACGGCTCGCGCGGGTTCGGAGTCGGCAACTTCAAGGCGCTGTTCGAGGCGATCGAGCGCGAGCAGGCCGCGCGCGGCAACCTCTAG
- the folP gene encoding dihydropteroate synthase: MRFRLRSTTFRLDERAAVMAIVNRTPDSFSDRGRGWALGAALDLAAAHVAAGADIVDVGGVKAGPGADVGVEEERARVLPFVEAFRARWDVPLSVDTFRAAVAADALDAGADLVNDSTGLTDPELAGVVAARPRAALVVVHSGTPPRTRPFRTTYRPDVTTVVVNGLARLTEEARRRGVARDRIVVDPGHDFGKNTAHSLELTRRLPEIRALGYPVLVAMSNKDFLGETLDLPVDERAEASLAAAVTAVHLGAHVVRVHDTRATVRAVRTMETILGRRRPAVSARGLD, translated from the coding sequence ATGCGATTCCGGCTCCGGTCCACCACCTTCCGCCTCGACGAGCGGGCCGCCGTCATGGCGATCGTCAACCGCACGCCCGACTCGTTCTCCGACCGCGGTCGCGGATGGGCGCTCGGCGCGGCGCTCGACCTCGCCGCGGCGCACGTGGCCGCCGGCGCCGACATCGTCGACGTCGGAGGCGTGAAAGCGGGACCGGGGGCCGACGTCGGGGTGGAGGAGGAGCGCGCGCGGGTCCTACCGTTCGTCGAGGCGTTCCGCGCGCGCTGGGACGTGCCCCTGTCGGTCGACACGTTCCGGGCGGCCGTCGCCGCCGACGCCCTGGACGCCGGCGCCGACCTCGTCAACGACAGCACCGGGCTGACCGACCCCGAGCTGGCCGGCGTCGTCGCGGCCCGCCCCCGCGCCGCGCTCGTCGTCGTGCACTCCGGCACGCCCCCGCGCACCAGGCCCTTTCGCACCACCTACCGGCCCGACGTCACGACCGTGGTCGTGAACGGGCTTGCTCGCCTCACTGAGGAGGCGCGTCGGCGCGGCGTGGCCCGCGACCGGATCGTCGTCGACCCCGGCCACGACTTCGGCAAGAACACCGCCCACTCCCTCGAGCTGACCCGCCGGCTGCCGGAGATCCGGGCGCTCGGCTATCCGGTGCTCGTCGCGATGTCGAACAAGGACTTCCTCGGCGAGACGCTCGACCTGCCGGTCGACGAGCGCGCCGAGGCGTCGCTGGCGGCTGCGGTGACCGCCGTGCACCTCGGCGCGCACGTCGTGCGGGTTCACGACACGCGCGCGACCGTGCGGGCGGTGCGCACGATGGAGACGATCCTCGGCCGGCGGCGCCCCGCGGTCTCCGCCCGGGGGCTCGACTGA
- a CDS encoding DUF4129 domain-containing protein has protein sequence MVTLAVELPPPAVGPEEVRRVVTEVLSRPEFAGAAPSLAARVRGWVAEQIGRLIEAVAGTGGASLVGSLLLTAAVVVAVVLALRFARGLRPDPALAPVTADRVGRQAADWAAEADAHAREGRLREALRCRYRALVAALAAAGAVDETPGRTTGEYLAEVARRRPDAVSDVAAVTAAFDASWYGHARVDETTLDEVRRRTDAVRAALGRHRPVAAPAAGGRR, from the coding sequence GTGGTCACGCTGGCCGTTGAGCTGCCGCCCCCGGCCGTCGGTCCCGAGGAGGTGCGCCGTGTCGTCACCGAGGTGCTGTCGCGCCCGGAGTTCGCCGGGGCGGCCCCGTCGCTGGCGGCGCGGGTGCGCGGCTGGGTCGCCGAGCAGATCGGGCGCCTGATCGAGGCGGTGGCCGGCACGGGAGGAGCCTCGCTCGTCGGGTCGCTCCTGCTCACGGCCGCGGTCGTCGTCGCGGTGGTCCTCGCCCTGCGCTTCGCGCGAGGACTGCGCCCCGACCCGGCGCTCGCTCCGGTGACGGCCGACCGTGTCGGGCGCCAGGCGGCGGACTGGGCCGCGGAGGCCGACGCGCACGCGCGCGAGGGCCGCCTGCGCGAGGCGCTGCGCTGCCGCTACCGCGCGCTCGTCGCCGCGCTCGCCGCCGCCGGGGCGGTGGACGAGACACCCGGCCGCACGACGGGGGAGTACCTCGCCGAGGTGGCGCGTCGCCGCCCCGACGCCGTGAGCGACGTCGCCGCCGTGACCGCGGCGTTCGACGCGAGCTGGTACGGCCACGCCCGCGTCGACGAGACGACCCTCGACGAGGTCCGTCGGCGCACGGACGCGGTCCGCGCCGCCCTCGGGCGGCACCGCCCGGTCGCCGCACCTGCCGCGGGAGGCCGGCGGTGA
- a CDS encoding DUF4350 domain-containing protein, translating into MRPDLRRGLRRAGPLAALVAAAVVAVWLAGRPVDGPPLDPASPGPHGTKALVDVLTALGADVRLTDDAQPGDAVALLLVDRLTGDAAEDLREWVVDGGTLVVADPRSRFAPQVAGPASIGPMETTLPRDCDLAALAGVERVAAPAGVVYAGAGEGGAVGCFPRSDGHWLVARTEGAGTVVALGGPGALTNAVLGTAHNGPLVAALLAPASGGSLAFLRPGAPGEGEATLGDLVAEPVRLALAQLAVAFAVVVLWRARRLGAPVREPRPVQVAGSELVTAVGNLLQQSAARGQAAGLLRASVRRELAERLGLPGDSPVDAVVAAASRRTGRDHDGLLDALTGREPPDEAALVALAADLERHRRAVLGSPVPTKEPARVR; encoded by the coding sequence GTGAGGCCGGACCTGCGGCGTGGGCTGCGTCGCGCCGGGCCCCTGGCCGCGCTCGTCGCCGCCGCCGTCGTGGCGGTCTGGCTCGCCGGCCGCCCCGTCGACGGGCCGCCGCTCGACCCGGCCTCCCCCGGCCCTCACGGCACGAAGGCCCTCGTCGACGTGCTCACCGCGCTCGGGGCCGACGTGCGGTTGACCGACGATGCGCAGCCGGGGGACGCGGTGGCGCTCCTGCTCGTCGACCGCCTGACCGGCGACGCCGCGGAGGACCTGCGCGAATGGGTCGTGGACGGTGGGACGCTCGTCGTGGCCGACCCCCGCAGCCGCTTCGCCCCGCAGGTGGCCGGTCCGGCGAGCATCGGGCCGATGGAGACGACCCTGCCGCGCGACTGCGACCTCGCGGCCCTCGCCGGCGTGGAGCGGGTGGCGGCTCCCGCCGGCGTCGTCTACGCGGGCGCCGGCGAGGGCGGCGCGGTCGGCTGCTTCCCCCGATCCGACGGTCACTGGCTTGTCGCACGGACGGAGGGGGCGGGCACGGTCGTCGCGCTCGGCGGCCCCGGGGCGCTGACGAACGCCGTGCTCGGCACCGCCCACAACGGTCCGCTCGTCGCGGCGCTCCTCGCGCCGGCGAGCGGCGGTTCCCTCGCGTTCCTGCGACCCGGGGCGCCGGGCGAGGGCGAGGCGACGCTCGGGGACCTCGTCGCGGAGCCGGTGCGGCTCGCCCTCGCCCAACTCGCGGTCGCGTTCGCCGTCGTCGTGCTGTGGCGGGCGCGCCGGCTCGGCGCCCCGGTGCGCGAGCCCCGGCCCGTGCAGGTGGCCGGCTCGGAGCTCGTCACCGCGGTGGGCAACCTGCTCCAGCAGAGCGCCGCCCGCGGGCAGGCCGCCGGCCTGCTCCGCGCGAGCGTGCGCCGTGAGCTCGCCGAGCGGCTCGGCCTGCCGGGCGACAGCCCCGTCGACGCCGTCGTGGCCGCCGCCTCGCGTCGCACCGGTCGCGACCACGACGGTCTGCTCGACGCGCTCACCGGCCGCGAGCCCCCCGACGAGGCCGCCCTCGTCGCGCTGGCAGCCGACCTCGAGCGTCACCGCCGCGCCGTGCTCGGCAGCCCGGTGCCGACCAAGGAGCCCGCCCGTGTCCGCTGA
- a CDS encoding MoxR family ATPase, with protein MSAEAPTTAAREAIVAVRDEVAKAVVGQDRAVTGLLAALLVRGHVLLEGVPGTAKTLLVKALAAALRLEQRRVQFTPDLMPSDVLGQLVYTPGAGQGGEGTFRFRRGPVFTNLLLADEINRTPPKTQAALLEAMEEHQVSFEGQAHRLPEPFAVVATQNPVEYEGTYPLPEAQVDRFLFKLLVDYPTAAHEQAVLARHHAGMDPHDLRSLGIDAVAGPPELAEARRAVGTVRVEEPVQAYIVAIARATRESPSLSLGVSPRGSVMLLHAAKAWAWLAGKSFVTPDEVKAVAPPTLRHRIQLRPEVELEGVTADGVLDGILAAVPVPR; from the coding sequence GTGTCCGCTGAAGCTCCGACGACCGCCGCGCGGGAGGCGATCGTGGCGGTCCGCGACGAGGTCGCCAAGGCCGTCGTCGGTCAGGACCGGGCCGTGACCGGCCTGCTCGCCGCGCTGCTCGTCCGCGGCCACGTCCTGCTGGAAGGGGTCCCGGGAACGGCGAAGACGCTGCTCGTCAAGGCGCTCGCCGCCGCCCTGCGGCTCGAGCAGCGCCGGGTGCAGTTCACGCCCGACCTCATGCCGTCCGACGTCCTCGGCCAGCTCGTCTACACTCCCGGCGCCGGCCAGGGCGGCGAGGGCACGTTCCGCTTCCGCCGCGGCCCGGTGTTCACGAACCTGCTCCTGGCCGACGAGATCAACCGCACGCCGCCGAAGACGCAGGCGGCCCTGCTCGAGGCGATGGAGGAGCACCAGGTCTCCTTCGAGGGCCAGGCGCACCGCCTGCCCGAGCCGTTCGCCGTGGTCGCCACCCAGAACCCCGTCGAGTACGAGGGCACCTACCCCCTACCCGAGGCGCAGGTGGACCGGTTCCTGTTCAAGCTGCTCGTCGACTACCCCACGGCCGCGCACGAGCAGGCGGTCCTCGCGCGCCACCACGCGGGCATGGATCCCCACGACCTGCGGTCCCTCGGCATCGACGCCGTGGCGGGTCCCCCCGAGCTCGCCGAGGCGCGCCGCGCCGTGGGCACCGTGCGCGTCGAGGAGCCCGTGCAGGCCTACATCGTCGCGATCGCGCGGGCGACCCGGGAGTCGCCGTCGCTGTCCCTCGGCGTCAGCCCGCGGGGGTCGGTCATGCTCCTGCACGCCGCGAAGGCGTGGGCGTGGCTCGCCGGCAAGTCGTTCGTCACCCCCGACGAGGTGAAGGCCGTCGCGCCGCCGACGCTGCGCCACCGCATCCAGCTGCGGCCCGAGGTCGAGCTCGAGGGCGTAACGGCCGACGGGGTGCTCGACGGCATCCTCGCGGCGGTCCCCGTCCCACGGTGA
- a CDS encoding DUF58 domain-containing protein: MSAWLPVPTGRLAALAAGLAGVVLLAPLGARATLGVANAALLAAAGASWWRTPRPSVLEVRRDLPGVVPLDGHAEVAWTVTNPTRRTLRVRLADDLADSLRPTSRRADVVVPAGGTVTARVRLGPSRRGRFSPGGITVRVSAPRGLVARQAWRALPGELRVYPPFRSREEAELRVTRARILDVGLRSAAGRGGGTEFDQLREYTVDDEFRRIDWAATARTGKAIVRTYRAERNQTVLCLLDTGRVMAGLVREADAAGGEPGVPRLDHAMDAVMMLTAVSTRLGDRAGLVAFADAVRGVVGPGHRRDQLARVTAAMYDLDPRLVESDYRGAFAETLARFPRRALLVVLTELAEHAVAETLLPALPLVVRHHLVVLAAVRDPEVERWARATPGEASAVYRKAAAVQALDARRRTVARLRGLGAVVVDAPPGRLAPELADAYLHAKATSRL, encoded by the coding sequence GTGAGCGCCTGGCTGCCGGTACCGACCGGGCGCCTCGCCGCGCTCGCGGCCGGTCTCGCCGGCGTGGTCCTGCTCGCGCCACTCGGGGCACGGGCCACGCTCGGGGTCGCCAACGCCGCGCTGCTCGCCGCCGCGGGGGCGAGCTGGTGGCGCACGCCTCGTCCCTCGGTGCTCGAGGTGCGCCGGGACCTGCCCGGTGTCGTCCCGCTCGACGGACACGCCGAGGTCGCGTGGACGGTGACGAACCCCACCCGGCGCACACTGCGGGTCCGCCTGGCCGACGACCTCGCCGACTCCCTGCGCCCGACGAGCCGCCGCGCCGACGTCGTCGTGCCCGCGGGCGGCACCGTCACCGCCCGCGTGCGGCTGGGACCCTCCCGGCGGGGGCGCTTCAGCCCGGGCGGGATCACCGTGCGCGTGAGCGCCCCCCGCGGGCTCGTCGCCCGCCAGGCCTGGCGGGCTTTGCCCGGCGAGCTGCGCGTGTACCCGCCGTTTCGCTCCCGTGAGGAGGCGGAGCTGCGCGTGACCCGGGCGCGCATCCTGGATGTGGGGCTGCGCTCGGCGGCGGGGCGCGGCGGCGGCACCGAGTTCGACCAGCTGCGCGAGTACACCGTCGACGACGAGTTCAGGCGCATCGACTGGGCCGCCACCGCCCGCACGGGCAAGGCGATCGTCCGCACGTACCGCGCCGAGCGCAACCAGACGGTGCTGTGCCTGCTCGACACGGGCCGCGTCATGGCGGGGCTCGTACGGGAGGCCGACGCCGCGGGCGGCGAGCCGGGGGTGCCCCGCCTCGACCACGCGATGGACGCGGTCATGATGCTCACCGCGGTCTCGACCCGGCTGGGCGACCGGGCGGGCCTCGTCGCGTTCGCCGACGCGGTCCGGGGCGTCGTCGGCCCGGGCCACCGCCGCGACCAGCTCGCGCGGGTGACGGCGGCGATGTACGACCTCGACCCACGGCTCGTCGAGAGCGACTACCGCGGCGCGTTCGCCGAGACGCTCGCGCGCTTCCCGCGCCGCGCACTGCTCGTCGTGCTCACCGAGCTGGCCGAGCACGCCGTCGCCGAGACGCTCCTGCCGGCGTTGCCGCTCGTCGTCCGCCACCACCTCGTCGTCCTCGCCGCCGTGCGGGACCCCGAGGTCGAGCGCTGGGCGCGGGCCACCCCCGGGGAGGCGAGCGCCGTCTACCGCAAGGCCGCTGCGGTGCAGGCACTCGACGCGCGCCGGCGCACCGTCGCCCGCCTGCGGGGGCTCGGCGCGGTCGTCGTCGACGCCCCGCCCGGGCGCCTGGCCCCCGAGCTCGCCGACGCCTACCTGCACGCCAAGGCGACCTCCCGGCTCTAG
- a CDS encoding stage II sporulation protein M, producing MDIDRFITTHQSGWERLAVLTRKATRRAGRLSPAELDELVGLYQRVSTHLSLARTTYPDPALTARLTRLVAEAGAYVYGTRPRTLRAAGRFVADTFPAALWHARAFVAVAAALFVVPATAVGIWLAGSPAALEAAGPEAVREAYVEEDFEAYYSSSASAQFASEVTTNNIQVGVLAFAGGILACLPTAFVLVLNGANLGVAAGLFAAAGQMPRFWGLILPHGLLELTAVFVAGAAGLRLGWTLVDPGDRPRGEALVEEGRRAVVIVVGLLGVFAVAGLIEGFVTGSALPTAVRVGIGAVAELAFVGYVVVRGRSAQARGLTGAFGEADEPAWAAV from the coding sequence GTGGACATCGACCGCTTCATCACTACCCACCAGAGCGGGTGGGAGCGCCTGGCGGTGCTCACACGCAAGGCGACACGGCGCGCCGGGCGCCTCTCCCCCGCGGAGCTCGACGAGCTCGTGGGGCTCTACCAGCGGGTCTCCACGCACCTGTCGCTCGCGCGAACGACCTACCCGGACCCCGCCCTGACGGCCCGGCTGACCCGGCTGGTCGCCGAGGCGGGGGCGTACGTCTACGGTACCCGGCCGCGCACGCTGCGCGCCGCCGGGCGCTTCGTCGCCGACACGTTCCCGGCGGCCCTGTGGCACGCCCGCGCGTTCGTGGCGGTCGCCGCGGCCCTCTTCGTCGTGCCCGCGACGGCCGTCGGGATCTGGCTCGCGGGATCGCCCGCGGCCCTCGAGGCCGCGGGGCCCGAAGCGGTGCGTGAGGCGTACGTCGAGGAGGACTTCGAGGCCTACTACTCGTCGAGCGCGTCGGCGCAGTTCGCCTCTGAGGTCACGACGAACAACATCCAGGTCGGCGTCCTCGCGTTCGCCGGCGGGATCCTCGCGTGCCTGCCGACCGCCTTCGTGCTCGTCCTGAACGGCGCGAACCTCGGCGTGGCGGCCGGGCTGTTCGCCGCGGCGGGGCAGATGCCACGCTTCTGGGGCCTCATCCTCCCCCACGGCCTGCTCGAGCTGACGGCGGTCTTCGTGGCCGGTGCCGCCGGGTTGCGGCTCGGGTGGACCCTCGTCGATCCCGGCGACCGTCCGCGTGGGGAGGCCCTCGTGGAGGAGGGCCGCCGGGCGGTGGTGATCGTCGTCGGGCTCCTCGGCGTCTTCGCGGTCGCTGGACTCATCGAGGGTTTCGTCACCGGCTCGGCGCTGCCGACGGCCGTGCGCGTCGGCATCGGCGCGGTGGCGGAGCTCGCCTTCGTCGGCTACGTCGTCGTGCGCGGTCGGTCCGCGCAGGCGCGGGGACTGACGGGGGCGTTCGGCGAAGCCGACGAGCCGGCCTGGGCGGCGGTGTAG